Proteins co-encoded in one Stenotrophomonas maltophilia genomic window:
- the cyoA gene encoding ubiquinol oxidase subunit II codes for MIPLKTLGRWLRPGLLLSLLVMLTGCDAVAILSPKGQIGQDEKTLLITATVLMLLVVIPVIIMTLTFAWKYRASNTKARYEPKWSHSTAIEVVVWSIPCMIVLVLAVLTWRSSHALDPYKPLESDVKPVTIEAISLDWKWLFIYPEEKVAVVNEIKFPVNTPLNFKITSDTVMNAFFIPHLGSMIYSMAAMETKLHLIANETGEFPGMSSHYSGAGFAKMHFTAYSVTDAEYRQWLDQVRAGEQTLDKASFKALGEARNAEWYPVTYFGKTEEGLFNWVIAKHMGDNKHYGMKHEHAGAAAADAASHEAHEGHAPSDAHDSKESGENLDATEHEHAGHAGHAGSGE; via the coding sequence ATGATTCCGTTGAAAACCCTTGGGCGCTGGTTGCGCCCGGGCCTGCTGCTGTCGTTGCTGGTGATGCTCACCGGTTGCGATGCGGTGGCCATCCTCAGTCCGAAGGGCCAGATCGGCCAGGATGAGAAGACCCTGCTGATCACGGCCACCGTGCTCATGCTGCTGGTCGTCATCCCGGTCATCATCATGACCCTGACCTTCGCGTGGAAGTATCGCGCCTCCAACACCAAGGCCCGGTACGAGCCGAAGTGGTCCCACTCGACGGCGATCGAGGTGGTGGTGTGGTCGATCCCCTGCATGATCGTGCTGGTGCTGGCGGTCCTGACCTGGCGTTCGTCGCACGCGCTTGACCCGTACAAGCCGCTGGAATCGGACGTCAAGCCGGTCACCATCGAGGCGATCTCGCTGGACTGGAAGTGGCTGTTCATCTATCCGGAAGAGAAGGTGGCGGTCGTCAACGAAATCAAGTTCCCGGTCAACACCCCGCTGAACTTCAAGATCACGTCCGACACGGTGATGAATGCGTTCTTCATCCCGCACCTGGGCAGCATGATCTACTCGATGGCCGCGATGGAGACCAAGCTCCATCTGATCGCCAACGAGACCGGTGAATTCCCGGGCATGTCCTCGCACTACAGCGGCGCGGGCTTCGCCAAGATGCACTTCACCGCCTACTCGGTCACCGATGCCGAATACCGCCAGTGGCTGGACCAGGTCCGTGCCGGCGAGCAGACCCTGGACAAGGCTTCGTTCAAGGCGCTGGGTGAAGCACGCAACGCCGAGTGGTACCCGGTGACCTACTTCGGCAAGACCGAAGAAGGCCTGTTCAACTGGGTCATCGCCAAGCACATGGGCGACAACAAGCACTACGGCATGAAGCATGAACATGCCGGTGCCGCCGCTGCCGATGCCGCCAGCCATGAAGCGCACGAGGGCCACGCCCCCAGTGACGCGCATGATTCCAAGGAGTCGGGTGAGAACCTGGACGCCACCGAACACGAACACGCAGGCCACGCCGGCCACGCGGGTTCGGGAGAATGA
- a CDS encoding TonB-dependent receptor: MRAVPGTLQAGLRRSLLCIALAFAALPASATETTGTLDIDVAAGPLAPALQQWARQSGIALLFDARELDGLRSSGSHGRRDVAAALKELVAGLPVTILRTPSGGFVVRRTRAAVPAPAEVATRPALSAPRKAPDVPPQVELAPIHVTGSRLPRTSVQTTLPVTIIDRDDILRSGYGSLFDLLRHLPGMNGHPAMSTSRSGDSQYLPVGAATTTSLDGMGPRATLFLVNGRRLPRYPMVSLEQGGLTDLGGIPLSFVERIELVRGGASAIYGADAMSGVVNIILRDQAEGPEAMLQTGLSSRGDAGQYRVQAATGGVRDGGDRWFAGVDLYRIEHVAGDRRDWHAETSQYLIGAFQGNRYWPARSCEAPLQRRDDGCWFDSARPRSIQPASDTASAYLRYRHERGDGRYAYAEARASHNRQRFDLGPTAVAIGLYGFTFNSVLREAGNVRPRVRATDADLAFGLGREQRGRSWDAGISAQRSDVTLATSGTVRTEPLLRAAEALDFLPGFTTLRTDAAQQLFPSIRNRGRTEQWQGWWGIQRELMPLPGGHAQLATGVDVRQERWTSHPDALLSKGDLALGLPQQQRRLSRRSGGAYAELGLPLAPTLRMDLAARADRDGGYSAFSPRAGLRWSPTAHWSFLLASGRGYRAPSLFEQRRPPGYFGSIELPASSALPECAQLAGGGRCSVTAEVFENDALKPERSRSHSLAASWTPTETVSLSLTHNIVELRNEILALQPADAVWNSSTWELDEDGHLRSLRLSFDNIGRTTSRNWVMRGEYRIDAGGNGQWLFSLDALKQQALRRDRGQDAAVDLRGHATPTTAAVLNVQWQNSNWDVALRGNQVGRTRAWLPGAECPDDQRELNHCMNPRQLRWNLHLARRLGPRIVAAVDVHNVLDAQPVNYLVGNGGQMPGLDDPLGRYMLLTLQFR, from the coding sequence GTGAGGGCAGTACCGGGCACGCTGCAGGCAGGGCTGCGCCGCAGTCTGCTTTGCATCGCTCTCGCGTTCGCCGCATTGCCTGCATCCGCGACCGAGACCACCGGCACACTGGACATCGATGTTGCGGCTGGGCCGCTGGCCCCGGCATTGCAGCAGTGGGCGCGGCAGAGTGGCATCGCGCTGCTGTTCGACGCGCGCGAACTGGACGGTCTGCGCAGCAGTGGCAGCCACGGCCGACGCGATGTGGCGGCGGCACTGAAGGAACTGGTCGCCGGCCTGCCGGTCACCATCCTGCGTACCCCCTCCGGCGGATTCGTGGTGCGCCGTACGCGTGCCGCCGTGCCAGCGCCAGCCGAGGTTGCCACGCGCCCCGCGTTGTCAGCGCCACGCAAGGCACCCGATGTACCGCCGCAGGTGGAGCTGGCACCGATCCACGTCACTGGCAGCCGGCTGCCACGCACGTCGGTGCAGACCACTCTGCCGGTGACCATCATCGACCGCGACGACATCCTGCGCAGCGGCTACGGCAGCCTGTTCGACCTGCTGCGGCACCTGCCCGGCATGAACGGTCACCCGGCGATGAGCACCTCGCGCAGTGGCGATTCGCAGTACCTGCCGGTCGGCGCGGCCACCACCACCAGCCTGGACGGCATGGGGCCGCGCGCCACGCTGTTCCTGGTCAACGGCAGGCGCCTGCCACGCTATCCGATGGTGTCGCTGGAACAGGGCGGCCTCACCGACCTGGGCGGCATCCCGCTCAGCTTCGTCGAACGCATCGAACTGGTGCGCGGCGGCGCCTCGGCCATCTATGGCGCCGATGCGATGTCCGGCGTGGTCAACATCATCCTGCGCGACCAGGCCGAAGGCCCCGAGGCGATGCTGCAGACCGGCCTGAGCAGCCGCGGTGACGCAGGCCAGTACCGCGTGCAGGCGGCCACCGGCGGTGTGCGCGACGGCGGCGACCGTTGGTTTGCCGGCGTCGACCTGTACCGCATCGAGCATGTGGCCGGCGATCGCCGCGACTGGCATGCGGAAACCTCGCAGTACCTGATCGGCGCGTTCCAGGGCAACCGCTACTGGCCGGCGCGCAGCTGCGAGGCACCGCTGCAGCGCCGCGACGATGGCTGCTGGTTCGACAGCGCACGCCCGCGTTCGATCCAGCCCGCCTCGGACACCGCCTCGGCCTACCTGCGCTACCGCCATGAGCGTGGCGACGGGCGCTACGCCTATGCCGAGGCACGGGCCAGCCACAACCGGCAGCGCTTCGACCTGGGGCCTACGGCGGTGGCGATCGGCCTGTACGGTTTCACCTTCAACAGTGTGCTGCGCGAGGCCGGCAATGTACGCCCACGGGTGCGCGCCACCGATGCGGATCTGGCGTTCGGGCTCGGCCGCGAACAGCGTGGGCGCAGCTGGGACGCCGGCATCAGCGCCCAGCGCAGCGATGTCACGCTGGCCACGTCGGGCACGGTGCGTACCGAGCCACTGCTGCGGGCGGCCGAAGCGCTCGACTTCCTGCCCGGCTTCACCACGCTGCGCACGGATGCGGCCCAGCAGCTGTTCCCTTCCATCCGCAATCGCGGCCGCACCGAACAGTGGCAGGGCTGGTGGGGCATACAGCGCGAACTGATGCCGTTGCCCGGGGGGCATGCCCAGCTGGCCACCGGCGTTGATGTGCGCCAGGAACGCTGGACATCGCATCCCGACGCGCTGCTGAGCAAGGGCGACCTGGCGCTGGGGCTGCCGCAGCAACAGCGGCGACTGTCACGCCGCAGCGGCGGCGCCTACGCCGAACTCGGCCTGCCGCTGGCGCCCACGCTGCGCATGGACCTGGCCGCGCGCGCCGATCGCGATGGCGGTTACAGTGCGTTCTCGCCGCGCGCCGGGCTGCGCTGGAGCCCCACCGCGCACTGGTCGTTCCTGCTGGCCAGCGGACGCGGCTACCGAGCCCCCAGCCTGTTCGAGCAGCGCCGACCGCCCGGTTACTTCGGTTCAATCGAGCTGCCAGCATCCAGTGCCCTGCCCGAATGCGCACAGCTCGCCGGCGGTGGCCGCTGCAGTGTCACCGCCGAGGTGTTCGAGAACGATGCATTGAAGCCGGAGCGATCACGCAGCCATTCGCTGGCCGCATCGTGGACGCCCACCGAAACGGTCTCGCTGTCGCTGACCCACAACATCGTCGAGCTGCGCAACGAGATCCTGGCCCTGCAACCGGCCGATGCGGTATGGAACAGCAGCACCTGGGAACTGGATGAGGACGGCCACCTGCGCAGCCTGCGCCTGTCCTTCGACAACATCGGCCGCACCACCTCACGCAACTGGGTGATGCGCGGCGAGTACCGCATTGATGCCGGTGGCAACGGCCAGTGGCTGTTCTCGCTGGATGCACTGAAGCAACAAGCGCTTCGCCGCGACCGCGGCCAGGACGCGGCGGTGGACCTGCGCGGCCACGCCACCCCGACGACGGCCGCCGTACTCAACGTGCAATGGCAGAACAGCAACTGGGATGTCGCCCTGCGCGGCAACCAGGTGGGGCGAACGCGCGCCTGGCTGCCCGGCGCGGAATGCCCGGACGACCAGCGCGAACTGAACCACTGCATGAACCCCCGGCAGCTACGCTGGAACCTGCACCTGGCACGCCGGCTCGGCCCTCGGATCGTCGCGGCCGTGGATGTGCACAACGTGCTGGACGCACAACCAGTGAACTACCTGGTCGGCAACGGTGGGCAGATGCCGGGACTGGATGATCCCCTCGGCCGCTACATGCTGCTGACCCTGCAGTTCCGCTGA
- a CDS encoding 2-hydroxyacid dehydrogenase codes for MQIAVFSARPYDRRFLDEANLRDAVGQGFTFVYFEAALDVHTAALAQACAGVCVFVNDRLDAPVLHALHAHGVRAVLLRCAGFNNVDLAAAKALDLFVARVPAYSPEAVAEHALALVMTLNRQTHRAYNRVREGNFMLDGLLGRTLHGRTVGIVGTGKIGLATARIFKGMGCTVLGHDPYPSPAFAGVGEMVGLDELLARADIVSLHCPLTPDTHHLINDASLARMKPGAMLVNTSRGGLVDTHAVIRALKSRRLGHLAIDVYEQESALFFQDLSGEIIDDEAFQRLMTFPNVLVTGHQGFFTVEALQEISAITLGNLADFAAGRACANRVGAG; via the coding sequence ATGCAGATTGCCGTCTTCAGCGCCCGCCCCTATGACCGCCGTTTCCTGGACGAGGCCAACCTGCGCGATGCGGTCGGGCAGGGCTTTACGTTCGTGTACTTCGAGGCCGCGCTGGACGTGCATACCGCTGCGCTCGCGCAGGCGTGCGCCGGCGTCTGCGTGTTCGTCAACGACCGTCTGGATGCGCCGGTGCTGCATGCTCTGCATGCGCACGGCGTACGTGCCGTGCTGCTGCGCTGCGCCGGTTTCAACAACGTGGATCTGGCCGCCGCGAAGGCGCTGGACCTGTTCGTGGCACGGGTGCCTGCCTACTCGCCCGAGGCCGTGGCCGAACATGCGCTGGCGCTGGTGATGACCCTCAACCGCCAGACCCATCGCGCCTACAACCGGGTGCGCGAGGGCAACTTCATGCTCGATGGCCTGCTGGGGCGCACCCTGCATGGGCGCACGGTCGGCATCGTCGGTACCGGCAAGATCGGCCTGGCGACCGCGCGGATCTTCAAGGGCATGGGCTGCACGGTGCTGGGGCATGACCCGTATCCGTCGCCAGCCTTCGCGGGTGTCGGCGAGATGGTTGGATTGGACGAGCTGCTGGCGCGCGCCGACATCGTGTCACTGCATTGCCCGCTGACACCTGACACCCACCATCTGATCAACGATGCCTCGCTGGCCCGGATGAAACCGGGTGCGATGCTGGTCAACACCTCGCGTGGCGGCCTGGTCGATACCCACGCGGTGATCCGCGCGCTGAAGTCGCGCCGGCTGGGGCATCTGGCCATCGACGTCTACGAACAGGAAAGCGCGCTGTTCTTCCAGGACCTGTCCGGCGAGATCATCGACGACGAGGCCTTCCAGCGCCTGATGACCTTCCCCAACGTGCTGGTGACCGGCCACCAGGGCTTCTTCACCGTGGAGGCGCTGCAGGAGATTTCGGCGATCACCTTGGGCAACCTGGCCGATTTCGCGGCGGGGCGGGCCTGTGCCAACCGGGTAGGGGCGGGCTGA
- a CDS encoding Arm DNA-binding domain-containing protein — MSSALTKRIVLAAERRDRPYELRDAQVRGLILRVQPSGHKAWIVTWAHGKRRTLGSVEHLSLDQARDQARQAVAEYVQSGSPALAKTKPTSCTLEVLLNDHFEPWVIAELKGGRQ, encoded by the coding sequence ATGTCATCCGCCCTCACCAAGCGCATCGTTCTTGCAGCAGAACGCCGAGATCGCCCCTACGAGCTCAGAGACGCTCAGGTTCGCGGGCTGATCCTGCGTGTGCAGCCTTCAGGGCATAAGGCTTGGATCGTGACCTGGGCGCACGGTAAGCGTCGTACCCTAGGTTCGGTCGAACATCTGTCGCTTGATCAGGCCCGCGACCAAGCCCGGCAAGCGGTCGCTGAATACGTTCAGTCCGGATCGCCGGCGCTTGCGAAGACCAAGCCCACCAGTTGCACTCTCGAAGTGCTCCTTAACGATCACTTCGAGCCCTGGGTGATAGCTGAGCTCAAGGGTGGTCGCCAGTAA
- a CDS encoding TIGR04141 family sporadically distributed protein, which produces MAKPLAKGTKLANLLTAAPVDEYPIAGALGLDGTLFVKKSDEKRPTWGSFLDEIGGIDVPGLANRSSSAVLLLRVDDDVFAFTFGYGRYLIEQSLFVQDFGLRTALNTLDEKSLRSVDLHTLEDQPVQKKSQAARDSEVSVFGIDILRDVLRAVTGVPRRGIDLVQIAGGDAGFSFGIEMEPSELPALSRRIKNYYDSDTYKTSFSWVDNVRRLKDETEIKRLDELLIAAMHARSDRLMITLPEIGAWDSILGFSFTRNKKGLQPVIDPADYLNNVDDLPKLSIEAVKRDRLFVHDVDGNVTEHSVYRCVYFEITEGDKTKIIFDGKWYEIDATFIGRITEILTHIPLCQLPFPAVETWEDNGKPKIEAEGDYNIRSAAANGYYLLDKKLVKTDRTTTAIELCDLLSPTKHLIHVKHRKGGSAGLSHLFAQGGVAAEIMLGDKGFRKKARTVLRNVNPAARDLIPLNSLKSADYEIVFLVLGEASATLKQNLPFFSKVNLTKTFESLNQRGFRVSIAGAPTIPRAVP; this is translated from the coding sequence ATGGCAAAGCCACTGGCGAAAGGCACAAAACTGGCCAATCTTCTCACTGCAGCGCCTGTAGATGAATATCCGATAGCGGGCGCCCTAGGCTTGGACGGCACTCTCTTCGTGAAGAAGAGCGATGAGAAGAGACCGACTTGGGGCTCATTTCTTGATGAAATTGGTGGCATAGATGTTCCAGGACTCGCAAATAGATCCAGCTCAGCTGTTTTGCTTCTACGAGTGGATGACGATGTATTCGCATTCACTTTCGGATACGGGCGATACCTCATTGAGCAGTCGTTGTTCGTCCAGGACTTCGGGCTACGCACCGCGCTCAATACGCTAGACGAGAAGTCACTGCGGAGTGTCGATCTTCACACCCTTGAAGATCAGCCCGTCCAAAAGAAGTCCCAGGCTGCTCGAGACTCAGAGGTCAGCGTTTTTGGAATCGATATCTTAAGAGACGTTCTCCGCGCAGTGACAGGTGTGCCCAGAAGGGGCATAGACCTTGTGCAGATCGCTGGAGGAGACGCCGGCTTCTCCTTTGGCATCGAGATGGAACCCTCTGAGCTGCCAGCACTGAGCCGCCGCATCAAGAATTACTATGACAGCGACACCTATAAGACGTCGTTTTCCTGGGTCGATAACGTACGCAGACTCAAAGACGAAACAGAAATTAAGAGACTTGACGAACTATTGATCGCGGCCATGCACGCGCGCAGCGACAGGCTGATGATCACCCTGCCAGAGATAGGAGCATGGGACTCAATCCTGGGATTTAGCTTCACTCGAAACAAGAAGGGCCTACAACCCGTCATTGATCCCGCCGACTATCTCAACAATGTTGATGACCTTCCGAAACTAAGCATAGAGGCAGTCAAGCGGGACCGTCTCTTTGTCCACGACGTCGACGGCAACGTCACTGAACACTCAGTGTATCGATGCGTCTACTTTGAAATCACGGAAGGTGACAAGACAAAGATCATCTTCGACGGTAAGTGGTATGAAATCGATGCGACATTCATCGGTCGAATCACCGAGATTTTGACTCACATCCCCCTTTGTCAGCTTCCATTCCCGGCAGTAGAGACTTGGGAAGACAATGGCAAGCCTAAGATTGAAGCAGAGGGCGATTACAACATCCGATCAGCTGCGGCAAATGGCTACTATTTGCTGGACAAAAAACTCGTTAAGACGGACCGCACGACAACTGCCATTGAGCTGTGCGACCTCCTATCTCCAACCAAGCACCTTATCCACGTTAAACATCGGAAGGGAGGCTCTGCGGGACTTAGCCACCTCTTTGCACAGGGAGGCGTAGCTGCAGAGATCATGCTTGGCGACAAGGGATTTCGCAAGAAGGCTCGGACAGTGCTGCGAAACGTGAATCCGGCGGCAAGAGATCTGATTCCCTTGAATTCCCTCAAATCCGCAGACTATGAGATCGTCTTCTTGGTTCTTGGCGAAGCGAGCGCAACACTCAAGCAGAACCTACCGTTTTTCAGCAAGGTGAACCTTACAAAGACATTTGAGAGCCTCAACCAACGTGGCTTCCGAGTTTCAATTGCGGGCGCTCCAACGATCCCGCGAGCAGTGCCATGA
- a CDS encoding lysoplasmalogenase, protein MKLRMRDGVILLMAVLAIVGGFLHGDGRWLHWLTKPATTLLIAAIVWQARDSARPFYRRAVLAGMLLSCLGDIALMLPVDAFVPGLIAFLLAHLCYISAFREGLRAGRGLLAATLLLGAFAVLNVMGLWPHLPAPMRIPVLAYVVVLASMAVLALARQWRRPQPDAVEACSARWAAAGALLFVASDSLLAWDRFGGGLPLASLLVLSTYYAAQYAIARSVKQQ, encoded by the coding sequence ATGAAACTGCGCATGCGCGACGGCGTGATCCTGCTGATGGCGGTCCTCGCCATCGTTGGCGGGTTCCTGCACGGCGATGGGCGCTGGCTGCACTGGTTGACCAAGCCGGCGACGACGCTGCTGATCGCGGCCATCGTCTGGCAGGCGCGCGATTCCGCGCGGCCGTTCTACCGGCGCGCGGTGCTGGCCGGCATGCTGTTGTCGTGCCTGGGCGACATCGCGCTGATGTTGCCGGTGGATGCGTTCGTGCCGGGCCTGATTGCCTTCCTGCTGGCGCACCTGTGCTACATCAGCGCCTTCCGGGAGGGCCTGCGCGCGGGCCGTGGGCTGCTCGCCGCCACCCTGTTGCTGGGCGCATTCGCCGTGCTCAACGTGATGGGCCTGTGGCCGCACCTGCCGGCGCCGATGCGTATTCCGGTGCTGGCGTATGTGGTGGTGCTGGCATCGATGGCGGTGCTGGCCCTGGCACGGCAGTGGCGCCGACCGCAGCCTGATGCGGTGGAAGCGTGCAGTGCGCGTTGGGCCGCGGCCGGCGCGCTGCTGTTCGTGGCCAGCGATTCCCTGCTGGCCTGGGACCGCTTCGGCGGCGGCCTGCCGTTGGCCAGCCTGCTGGTGCTGTCCACCTACTATGCCGCGCAGTACGCGATCGCCCGCTCGGTGAAACAGCAATAA
- a CDS encoding FecR family protein, with translation MSGNRHKDDARLFECASAWVARLEAPDCTADERETFEDWLAENPAHVTAWVQAERLFQRSQALAADPWLRTAAARAARPPRRPLWPAMAAAAGLCLAIGIGWMVAVDGNPTPLRYANDSLQPRQQTLADGSVVTLDAGTTLGARFGWRHRVLVLERGRVQLQVAPSSKALQLRAGDSTIRDIGTTFQVERLRDGRVEVALLEGAVEVSNGSAQHTLAPGQQLQVSPSGRIEPGPALSSNAAAEGWLHGKLVFDGTPLSIVVERMNRYGRTPLVIADPQIADLAVSGTFRAGDAQELLAALELGWSVAGQTRPDGALELRRTY, from the coding sequence ATGAGCGGCAACCGGCACAAGGATGACGCCCGGCTGTTCGAGTGCGCCAGCGCCTGGGTGGCGCGGCTGGAAGCACCGGACTGCACCGCCGATGAGCGCGAGACGTTCGAAGACTGGCTGGCCGAGAATCCCGCCCATGTGACCGCCTGGGTCCAGGCCGAGCGCCTGTTCCAGCGCAGCCAGGCGCTGGCGGCCGATCCGTGGTTGCGCACGGCCGCCGCCCGCGCGGCGCGCCCGCCGCGGCGCCCGCTGTGGCCGGCAATGGCGGCGGCAGCCGGCCTCTGCCTGGCCATCGGCATCGGCTGGATGGTGGCCGTCGATGGCAACCCGACGCCACTGCGCTATGCCAATGACTCCCTGCAACCCCGGCAGCAGACGCTGGCCGATGGCAGCGTGGTCACCCTCGATGCCGGCACCACGCTGGGTGCCCGCTTCGGCTGGCGACACCGCGTACTGGTGCTTGAACGCGGGCGCGTGCAGCTGCAGGTTGCACCGTCGAGCAAAGCGCTGCAGCTGCGCGCCGGCGACAGCACCATCCGCGATATCGGCACCACCTTCCAGGTCGAGCGCCTGCGCGATGGCCGGGTTGAAGTGGCGCTGCTGGAGGGCGCGGTGGAAGTCAGCAACGGCAGCGCCCAGCACACTCTGGCGCCGGGCCAGCAGCTGCAGGTGTCGCCTTCCGGGCGCATCGAGCCGGGTCCGGCGCTGTCGTCCAACGCCGCCGCCGAAGGCTGGCTGCACGGCAAGCTGGTGTTCGACGGCACGCCGTTGTCGATCGTGGTCGAACGCATGAACCGTTATGGCCGTACCCCGCTGGTGATCGCCGATCCGCAGATCGCCGACCTGGCGGTGAGTGGTACCTTCCGCGCCGGTGATGCACAGGAACTGCTGGCGGCGCTGGAACTGGGGTGGTCCGTGGCTGGCCAGACGCGTCCGGACGGCGCGCTGGAACTGCGCCGCACCTACTGA
- a CDS encoding M61 family metallopeptidase, with protein MKTRALVMSVLFALGATPALAQTSPPANAAAPGLLRIDVDARDLARRIFKVTATVPAKPGPMTLLYPQWIPGNHSPTGPIDKLAGLRVTANGRPLAWQRDQFNVYAFKVEVPEGVSEIVARFDFLSSQGGSQGRVVMTPEMLNLQWNANSLYPAGVDARQLQAQASVTLPKGWSFATALETARRDGDTVVFKPISYDHLVDSPLFAGEHYQRIDLDPGAKVPVHLNVFADEARSLKPTDAQITMHRALVQQADKLYGARHYNHYEFLLALTDRLGGIGLEHHRSSENSADPGYFTEWDANAWMRDLLPHEYTHSWNGKYRRGADLATANFNVPMGDSLLWVYEGQTQFWGQVLAARSGLWSTAQARDMLANVAATYDRGRPGLAWRPLQDTTNDPTIAQRRTLPYRNYQMSEDYYSGGQMLWLEVEGKLRELSGNRRSLDDFARAFFGIGNGDWDVNPYTFDDVVATLNGIAPYDWATFLRGRLDGHGSLTGGLALAGWTLVYRDTPNEAYKAQEKRAKAALLAYSLGATVLDSGTVGDVIWDSPAFNAGLAPGMKVIAVGGREYSSQRLKDAVAAAAKDKAPIVLLVKQFDRIETMNIDYHGGLQYPVLERIAGKPDRLAELWKAR; from the coding sequence ATGAAGACCCGTGCCCTGGTGATGTCCGTGCTGTTCGCGCTGGGCGCAACGCCCGCACTGGCGCAGACCTCGCCGCCGGCCAACGCCGCCGCCCCCGGCCTGCTGCGCATCGATGTGGACGCGCGCGACCTGGCCCGGCGCATCTTCAAGGTCACCGCGACCGTGCCGGCCAAGCCTGGCCCGATGACGCTGCTGTATCCGCAGTGGATTCCCGGCAACCATTCGCCCACCGGCCCGATCGACAAACTGGCCGGCCTGCGCGTCACCGCCAACGGCAGGCCGCTGGCCTGGCAACGAGATCAGTTCAACGTCTACGCATTCAAGGTGGAGGTGCCCGAAGGCGTGAGCGAGATCGTCGCCCGCTTCGATTTCCTGTCCTCGCAGGGCGGCAGCCAGGGCCGGGTGGTAATGACCCCGGAAATGCTCAACCTGCAGTGGAACGCCAACTCGCTGTATCCGGCCGGTGTCGATGCACGCCAGTTGCAGGCGCAGGCCAGCGTGACCCTGCCCAAGGGCTGGTCGTTCGCCACCGCACTGGAAACCGCGCGCCGCGACGGCGACACCGTGGTGTTCAAGCCGATTTCCTATGACCACCTGGTCGACTCACCGCTGTTCGCCGGCGAGCACTACCAGCGTATCGATCTCGACCCGGGTGCGAAGGTGCCGGTGCACCTCAACGTGTTCGCCGACGAGGCCAGGTCGCTGAAGCCGACCGACGCGCAGATCACGATGCACCGCGCGCTGGTGCAGCAGGCCGACAAGCTCTACGGTGCGCGTCACTACAACCACTATGAATTCCTGCTGGCGCTGACCGACCGCCTCGGCGGCATCGGCCTGGAGCACCACCGTTCCAGCGAGAACAGTGCCGATCCGGGCTACTTCACCGAGTGGGATGCCAACGCCTGGATGCGTGACCTGCTGCCGCACGAGTACACCCATTCCTGGAACGGCAAGTACCGTCGTGGCGCCGATCTGGCCACCGCCAACTTCAACGTGCCGATGGGCGACAGCCTGCTGTGGGTGTACGAAGGGCAGACCCAGTTCTGGGGCCAGGTGCTCGCAGCGCGCTCGGGTCTGTGGTCCACCGCGCAAGCGCGCGACATGCTGGCCAATGTGGCCGCCACCTATGACCGCGGCCGTCCCGGCCTGGCCTGGCGTCCGCTGCAGGACACCACCAACGACCCGACCATCGCCCAGCGCCGCACGTTGCCGTACCGCAACTACCAGATGAGCGAGGACTACTATTCCGGCGGGCAGATGCTGTGGCTGGAAGTGGAGGGCAAGCTGCGCGAGCTGAGCGGCAACCGCCGCAGCCTGGATGACTTCGCGCGCGCGTTCTTCGGCATCGGTAATGGCGATTGGGACGTCAACCCGTACACCTTCGACGACGTGGTAGCGACCTTGAACGGCATCGCTCCGTATGACTGGGCGACCTTCCTGCGCGGCCGACTGGACGGGCATGGTTCGCTGACCGGCGGCCTGGCGCTGGCCGGCTGGACGCTGGTCTACCGCGATACCCCGAACGAGGCCTACAAGGCGCAGGAGAAGCGCGCCAAGGCGGCATTGCTGGCCTACTCGCTGGGCGCGACTGTGCTCGACAGCGGCACGGTCGGCGACGTGATCTGGGACAGCCCGGCGTTCAACGCAGGGTTGGCCCCGGGCATGAAGGTGATCGCCGTCGGCGGCCGCGAGTACAGCAGCCAGCGGCTGAAGGATGCGGTCGCGGCCGCGGCAAAGGACAAGGCGCCGATCGTGCTGCTGGTGAAGCAGTTCGACCGCATCGAGACGATGAACATCGACTACCACGGTGGCCTGCAGTACCCGGTGCTGGAGCGCATTGCCGGCAAGCCTGACCGCCTGGCCGAGCTGTGGAAGGCCCGATGA
- a CDS encoding RNA polymerase sigma factor, producing the protein MRGVGPDDAEDIAQDCMERLIRYRAHGADELRLLLYRIARNRLADRGRSPQSRPHLSLAEHEGSNEPSSSSPDPLRQAESGQMLSLLRQALFKLPERAREVYLLNRITGMSYTQIARHCGITAKTVEKHIARALQGLRQELGSDPLHNDRDNE; encoded by the coding sequence ATGCGCGGCGTGGGACCGGACGATGCAGAGGACATCGCACAGGACTGCATGGAACGGTTGATCCGCTACCGTGCGCACGGCGCCGACGAACTGCGCCTGCTGCTGTATCGTATCGCCCGCAACCGCCTGGCAGACCGTGGCCGTTCGCCGCAGTCGCGGCCGCACCTGTCATTGGCCGAGCACGAAGGGAGCAACGAGCCGTCCAGCTCGTCGCCCGATCCATTGCGCCAGGCCGAGTCCGGACAGATGCTGTCCCTGCTGCGGCAGGCCCTGTTCAAGCTGCCCGAGCGCGCTCGTGAGGTCTATCTGCTCAACCGCATCACCGGCATGAGCTATACGCAGATCGCGCGGCATTGTGGAATTACCGCCAAGACCGTGGAAAAACATATCGCCCGTGCGCTGCAGGGCCTGCGCCAGGAACTCGGATCGGATCCGTTGCACAACGACAGGGACAACGAATGA